A DNA window from Agarivorans sp. TSD2052 contains the following coding sequences:
- a CDS encoding NADH:ubiquinone reductase (Na(+)-transporting) subunit D produces the protein MADAKETKKVLFGPVIANNPIALQVLGVCSALAVTSKLETAFVMTLAVMVVTAFSNLFISMIRNHIPSSVRIIVQMAIIASLVIVVDQVLKAVVYDISKQLSVFVGLIITNCIVMGRAEAFAMKEPPFKSFLDGLGNGLGYGAILMSVGAVRELFGSGSLFGIEIMPLINNGGWYQPNGLLLLPASAFFIIGLLIWALRTAYPEQVEPKE, from the coding sequence ATGGCTGATGCTAAGGAAACCAAAAAGGTTTTATTTGGACCGGTTATAGCGAATAACCCAATTGCCTTACAGGTATTAGGTGTATGTTCAGCATTAGCGGTAACCAGTAAGTTAGAAACTGCATTTGTAATGACGCTCGCCGTGATGGTAGTGACTGCGTTTTCCAACTTATTTATTTCAATGATTCGTAATCACATTCCGAGCAGTGTGCGAATTATTGTGCAAATGGCAATTATTGCTTCGTTGGTAATCGTAGTAGACCAGGTGCTTAAAGCGGTGGTTTACGATATCTCTAAGCAGCTTTCGGTATTTGTTGGTTTGATTATTACCAACTGTATCGTAATGGGGCGTGCTGAAGCCTTCGCAATGAAAGAGCCTCCTTTCAAATCGTTCTTAGACGGTCTTGGCAATGGTTTAGGCTATGGCGCTATTCTAATGTCGGTAGGCGCTGTGCGTGAACTCTTTGGTTCTGGCTCGCTATTCGGTATTGAGATTATGCCGCTAATTAACAACGGCGGTTGGTACCAACCCAACGGCTTATTGTTATTGCCTGCTTCGGCATTCTTCATCATTGGTTTATTGATTTGGGCTTTGCGTACCGCATACCCAGAGCAAGTAGAGCCGAAGGAGTAA
- a CDS encoding FAD:protein FMN transferase: MSFVKHYWLALLGLAFFISGCSEQNNLYTLQIEGRTMGTYYQVKLAEPTASLPAGEVMQAKIDEVLQQVNQEMSTYMPDSELSLFNQHRSDQALNISDNLALVIEASLQLSEDSGGAFDVTVGPLVNLWGFGPEGRPEQRPSDQELAEAKAKIGYQHLSLSNGNLSKELPELYVDLSAIAKGHGVDRVAALLEAEGLHNYMVDIGGELRLKGHNDKGVGWRIAVEKPSAEQRAVQKIIEPGNNGLATSGDYRNYFEQDGVRYSHTINPNTGKPIANHIVSVSVITPTSMMADAYATAFTVMGVEQAMRFAENKQLAVYIIEKQGDEFVEHISSAFVPFVVQ, translated from the coding sequence GTGAGTTTCGTTAAGCATTATTGGCTAGCCTTGCTTGGGCTAGCCTTTTTTATTAGTGGCTGTAGTGAGCAAAACAATTTGTATACCTTACAAATTGAGGGGCGCACTATGGGAACCTATTACCAAGTGAAGCTAGCTGAACCAACTGCAAGTTTGCCTGCTGGTGAGGTAATGCAGGCTAAAATTGATGAGGTGTTGCAGCAGGTAAATCAAGAGATGTCTACCTACATGCCTGATTCTGAGTTGTCGCTCTTTAATCAACATCGTAGTGATCAAGCTTTAAACATATCTGATAACTTAGCCTTAGTGATTGAAGCCTCTTTGCAGCTCTCAGAGGACTCTGGTGGCGCATTTGACGTAACTGTTGGCCCACTGGTTAATTTGTGGGGGTTTGGGCCTGAAGGGCGACCTGAGCAGCGACCAAGTGACCAAGAGTTAGCAGAGGCTAAAGCCAAGATTGGTTATCAGCATTTAAGCTTAAGCAATGGCAATCTATCTAAGGAACTTCCTGAGTTGTATGTGGATTTATCAGCGATTGCTAAAGGCCATGGGGTAGACCGCGTTGCCGCTCTACTGGAAGCCGAAGGGCTGCATAACTACATGGTCGATATTGGTGGTGAACTGCGCCTAAAAGGCCACAACGACAAAGGTGTGGGCTGGCGTATCGCGGTTGAAAAACCCTCGGCAGAGCAGCGCGCAGTGCAAAAAATTATTGAGCCTGGCAATAATGGTTTGGCTACCTCGGGTGATTACCGAAATTATTTTGAGCAAGACGGGGTCAGATATTCACATACTATTAATCCGAATACGGGTAAGCCTATCGCTAACCATATTGTTTCGGTCAGTGTGATTACGCCTACCAGTATGATGGCCGATGCTTATGCTACGGCGTTTACAGTGATGGGGGTTGAGCAGGCAATGCGTTTTGCTGAAAATAAACAGTTAGCAGTGTATATTATCGAGAAACAAGGGGATGAATTTGTGGAGCATATCAGCTCGGCGTTTGTGCCCTTTGTTGTTCAATAG
- a CDS encoding Na(+)-translocating NADH-quinone reductase subunit C — MASNDSLAKTIKVVVGVSLVCSIVVSLAAVGLRGMQQQNAVEDKQKNILAVSGVELAGRKVADVYLEVIEPRVIDLDTGEFVDASQVDPATFEQRKSAKDPNTSIRLSGEEDTAGIVRRSNLASVYLVKDAQGDIGRIILPVHGRGLWSTMYAFLAIQPDGNTVDAIVYYDQGETPGLGGEVANPLWQAKFVGKKLFDDSGATAITVIKGTAPADSLSEIDGLSGATLTSNGVDNTLKFWLSDKGFGKFLAKLQQGGLNNG, encoded by the coding sequence ATGGCCAGTAATGATTCCTTAGCCAAAACCATCAAGGTTGTGGTTGGCGTAAGTTTAGTGTGTTCAATTGTTGTATCGCTTGCAGCTGTAGGTTTGCGCGGTATGCAGCAACAGAACGCTGTAGAAGATAAACAAAAAAATATTCTAGCCGTTTCTGGTGTTGAACTGGCGGGCCGCAAGGTTGCTGACGTTTACCTTGAGGTGATTGAACCGCGTGTTATTGATTTAGACACCGGTGAATTTGTTGACGCTAGTCAGGTTGACCCCGCTACTTTTGAACAACGAAAATCAGCCAAAGATCCTAACACTAGTATTCGTTTATCTGGTGAAGAAGATACCGCAGGCATTGTTCGTCGTTCAAACTTAGCCAGTGTATATCTTGTAAAAGATGCACAGGGTGATATTGGTAGAATCATCTTGCCAGTTCATGGGCGCGGTCTATGGTCAACTATGTATGCGTTTCTTGCTATCCAGCCCGACGGTAATACAGTAGATGCGATCGTTTATTACGACCAAGGTGAAACACCAGGTCTAGGCGGTGAAGTTGCTAATCCTCTATGGCAGGCAAAGTTTGTTGGCAAAAAGTTATTTGATGATAGTGGCGCAACAGCGATCACTGTGATTAAAGGTACTGCGCCAGCTGATTCTCTTTCTGAAATCGACGGGTTATCAGGAGCAACGCTAACCAGCAATGGTGTCGATAACACCTTGAAGTTTTGGTTAAGTGATAAAGGCTTTGGTAAGTTCCTGGCCAAATTGCAACAGGGAGGACTAAACAATGGCTGA
- the nqrF gene encoding NADH:ubiquinone reductase (Na(+)-transporting) subunit F, producing MEIILGVTMFTLLVLALVTIILFAKSKLVSTGEIHILINDDPAKAITTQAGSKLLGVLGNSGIFVSSACGGGGSCGQCHVHIHEGGGDILPTELDHISKRDAATGLRLACQVNVKQDMKISLPEEIFGVKKWDCEVISNDNKATFIKELKLQIPDGESVPFRAGGYIQIEAPAHHVKYSDFDVEEQYRGDWEHFGFFNLESKVDEETIRAYSMANYPEEEGIIMLNVRIATPPPNNMSLPCGKMSSFIFNLKAGDKVTISGPFGEFFAKETESEMVFIGGGAGMAPMRSHIFDQLKRLSSKRKISFWYGARSRREIFYEEDFDMLARENENFEWHVALSDPQPGDDWEGKTGFIHNVLFENYLRDHDAPEDCEYYMCGPPVMNAAVINMLKDLGVEDENILLDDFGG from the coding sequence ATGGAAATTATTCTCGGCGTAACCATGTTTACCTTGCTCGTCTTGGCTTTAGTAACAATCATTTTGTTTGCTAAGTCTAAGCTGGTAAGTACTGGTGAAATACATATTTTAATTAATGATGATCCGGCTAAAGCGATTACCACTCAAGCAGGTAGCAAGCTACTGGGCGTATTAGGTAATTCAGGTATTTTTGTTTCTTCTGCTTGTGGTGGCGGTGGCTCGTGTGGTCAGTGTCATGTGCATATTCATGAAGGTGGTGGTGATATTTTGCCCACTGAATTGGATCACATCAGTAAGCGCGATGCAGCCACTGGCTTACGTTTAGCTTGTCAGGTTAATGTTAAGCAAGACATGAAGATCTCTTTACCTGAAGAAATCTTCGGTGTGAAAAAGTGGGATTGTGAAGTTATCTCTAACGATAATAAAGCAACCTTTATTAAAGAGCTTAAGCTGCAGATCCCTGATGGTGAATCGGTGCCGTTCCGTGCCGGTGGTTACATTCAAATTGAAGCCCCTGCTCACCATGTCAAGTATTCAGATTTCGATGTTGAAGAACAATACCGTGGCGACTGGGAACACTTTGGTTTCTTTAACTTAGAGTCAAAAGTAGACGAAGAAACCATTCGTGCTTACTCAATGGCCAACTACCCTGAAGAAGAAGGCATCATCATGTTGAACGTGCGTATTGCTACGCCACCGCCAAATAACATGAGCCTGCCATGTGGTAAAATGTCTTCGTTCATCTTTAACCTTAAGGCGGGTGATAAAGTCACTATCTCTGGTCCATTTGGTGAGTTCTTTGCTAAAGAGACTGAGTCTGAAATGGTCTTTATTGGTGGTGGTGCGGGTATGGCCCCAATGCGTTCACACATCTTTGATCAACTTAAGCGATTAAGCTCGAAGCGTAAAATTAGTTTCTGGTATGGTGCGCGTTCACGTCGTGAAATCTTCTACGAAGAAGATTTTGATATGTTAGCCCGCGAAAATGAGAACTTTGAATGGCACGTTGCTTTGTCAGATCCACAACCAGGCGATGACTGGGAAGGTAAAACAGGCTTTATCCATAACGTGTTATTTGAAAACTACTTACGTGACCACGACGCCCCAGAAGATTGTGAGTACTACATGTGTGGTCCTCCTGTCATGAATGCTGCCGTTATTAACATGCTTAAAGATTTAGGTGTGGAAGACGAAAACATTCTACTTGATGACTTTGGTGGCTAA
- the nqrE gene encoding NADH:ubiquinone reductase (Na(+)-transporting) subunit E — translation MEHYISLLVRSIFIENMALAFLLGMCTFLAVSKKVKTAFGLGVAVIVVLGISVPVNQIIYFNLLAPGALDWAGLPDADLSFLGFITFIGVIAALVQILEMVLDKYFPALYQALGIFLPLITVNCAIFGGVSFMVQREYNLGESLVYGIGSGIGWMLAIVALAGIREKMKYSDVPDGLRGLGITFITVGLMAMAFMSFSGVQL, via the coding sequence GTGGAACATTATATTAGTCTCTTAGTTCGCTCTATTTTCATTGAAAATATGGCCTTAGCTTTCTTGTTAGGAATGTGTACTTTTCTAGCGGTATCTAAGAAAGTTAAAACCGCATTTGGTTTAGGTGTAGCGGTGATTGTAGTTCTGGGTATTTCGGTACCAGTGAACCAAATCATCTACTTTAATCTATTAGCTCCTGGCGCTTTAGACTGGGCAGGATTACCTGATGCAGACTTAAGCTTCTTGGGCTTCATTACCTTTATCGGTGTTATTGCTGCTTTAGTTCAAATACTTGAAATGGTATTAGATAAATACTTTCCTGCTTTGTATCAAGCGCTGGGGATTTTCCTTCCGTTGATTACAGTGAACTGCGCCATCTTTGGTGGTGTGTCGTTTATGGTGCAGCGTGAATACAACTTGGGCGAGTCTTTGGTATACGGAATCGGCAGTGGTATCGGTTGGATGTTGGCGATTGTTGCGCTAGCGGGTATACGCGAAAAAATGAAGTATTCAGACGTGCCTGATGGTCTGCGTGGTTTAGGTATTACCTTTATCACTGTAGGTTTAATGGCGATGGCGTTTATGTCGTTCTCTGGCGTTCAGCTGTAA
- a CDS encoding Lcl C-terminal domain-containing protein, with product MTFLKLKLNTANSDTQLSRNFSLGCLVIVTACLLTPLPALSASICLASSPLTAPDSRFVDNNDQTISDQETNLMWARCSVGRTWDGSTCTGAALSLTWKQAVEEGPNSTLAGYNDWRLPNVKELSHLIEYSCYDPAINENIFPSALGVSIPYWTATPDSLTTTKAWFIKFISGEIDLDKKDDDYAVRLVRGGL from the coding sequence ATGACCTTCCTTAAACTGAAATTGAACACCGCGAATTCCGATACGCAATTATCAAGAAATTTCTCTCTTGGATGCTTAGTCATTGTTACCGCTTGTTTGTTAACACCTCTACCCGCTCTCAGTGCTAGCATTTGCTTGGCATCATCACCATTAACTGCGCCAGATAGCCGCTTTGTTGATAACAACGACCAAACTATTTCAGACCAAGAAACCAATTTGATGTGGGCACGCTGTAGCGTAGGAAGAACTTGGGATGGCAGCACCTGCACTGGTGCAGCGCTAAGCCTAACCTGGAAACAAGCCGTTGAAGAGGGCCCCAACTCAACACTCGCTGGATACAACGATTGGCGCCTACCTAATGTAAAAGAACTCAGCCACCTAATAGAATACAGCTGTTATGACCCAGCGATTAACGAGAACATCTTTCCCTCTGCTTTAGGGGTTTCGATACCTTATTGGACAGCAACCCCTGATAGCCTTACTACAACCAAAGCTTGGTTTATCAAATTTATTAGTGGCGAAATAGACTTAGATAAAAAAGACGATGATTATGCAGTGCGCTTAGTAAGAGGCGGATTGTAA
- the nqrM gene encoding (Na+)-NQR maturation NqrM, with amino-acid sequence MAYFLVTFVFFLVVITAMAVGYIFQKKTISGSCGGIAALGIEKVCDCPEPCDKRKAKMALVEQKKKARQAMLDEHRII; translated from the coding sequence ATGGCGTATTTTTTAGTGACCTTTGTATTCTTTTTAGTGGTTATCACTGCTATGGCGGTGGGTTACATTTTTCAAAAGAAAACCATTAGCGGAAGCTGTGGTGGTATTGCTGCTTTAGGTATTGAGAAAGTCTGCGACTGCCCCGAACCTTGCGATAAACGTAAAGCTAAAATGGCCTTGGTAGAGCAAAAGAAAAAGGCTCGCCAAGCGATGTTAGATGAACATCGAATCATCTAA